The DNA segment GGGCCCACCACATCGACGACGCCGGTCGCCTCATGCCCCAACGCCATCGGCAGCGGCCGCACCCGGGAGGCGTCGATCACTGACAGGTCGGAATGGCAGAGGCTTGCCCGTTCAATCCTTACGCGTACCTCGCCCGATCGTGGCGACGGGACATCCAGTTCCTGCAGGTGGAGGGGAGTGCTGTCCGCGTAGGGCCGGCCGGCACCGGCTTCGTAGAGGACGGCGCTGCGCATCGTGGAGGGGTTCATGGGTTCAATGTACGGCCTGAAGCTGTCTTGCCGTCCACTCCCTCGGCAAACTACCGTGAGTACACGCCACCTGCACGAGGAGAAAAAACCGCATGGACGTATCCCCAATTGTTTGGGCTCTGACGATCGCCGGAATTGTGGGGTTGCTGCTTTTCGACTTCTTCTTCCACGTCCGGAAGGCGCACACTCCCACCCTGAAAGAGGCGGCGGTGTGGTCCTCAATCTATGTGGGCCTCGCGATCCTCTTCGGCCTGGGCGTCCTGGTCTTCGGTGGACCCACCATGGGCACCGAGTACTTCGCCGGGTATGTCACCGAGAAGGCTCTCTCGGTGGACAACCTGTTTGTCTTCCTCATCATCATGGCCAGCTTCAAGGTGCCACGCGCCGACCAACAGAAGGTGCTCCTCTTTGGCATCGTGTTCGCACTGATTGCCCGCAGCGGGTTCATCTTCCTGGGCGCCGCACTGATCAACCAGTTCGCCTGGATTTTCTACATCTTCGGTCTGGTCCTGCTGCTGACCGCCGGTAACCTGCTCAAGCCGACATCCGAGGACGACCACGGTGACATGATCGTGGTGCGCCTGGCCAAGCGCTTCCTGCCAGCCACCGATCACTACGACGGCGACAAGCTGTTCACCATCGAGAACGGCAAACGCGTCCTCACCCCGATGCTGTTGGTCATGATCGCCATCGGCGGCACCGACATCCTGTTCGCACTGGACTCCATCCCGGCTATTTTCGGCCTGACCCAGAACGTGTTCATCGTCTTCACGGCCACCGCGTTCTCCCTGATGGGGCTGCGCCAGCTGTACTTCCTGATTGACGGTCTGCTGGACCGCCTCATCTACCTGTCCTACGGCCTCGCGATCATCCTGGGCTTCATCGGCGTGAAGCTGATCCTCCACGCACTGCACGAGAACAACCTGCCGTTCATCAACGACGGCGAGCCGGTTCCGGTGGTGGAAATCGCCACCGGGTTGTCCCTCACGGTCATCCTCGGAGTGTTGATCGTTACGGTCGTCGCATCGGTCATCAGCCCCAAGGGCAAGGCAAAGACTGCTGTCAGTGGCGCGAGGCGCCACGCCGTCGAGTACATGGATCTGGACTACGAGACAGATTTTGACGAGCGCGAAAAGATCTACAACCGCATGGTGGATGAAGAGAATATGCTCCGCAAGCTCCCCGAGAAGTACAAGCGGTTGATCCGGAACGAGACCGATTTCATGGACCTGATCAGGCGCGCCCACGAAGCCCATGGTGCGGCTATCGATCGGGAGCCGAACCACGAGTCAGGTGTGACCGGTCCAACCAGGCTCTAACCGGCTCAACTCAGAACCACCCAGGTCCGAGACGGACCCTAACGCAAAGGCGACCCCGCAGTTCATCACTGCGGGGTCGCCCTTTTGTTGCGGTGCCGGCGACTTTCAAACGCTGGCTAGCTGCGGGTGGTAGCCAGCTCGGCGGCCGTCGGGTCGCCCGGCATCTCAGTGCCTCTGATGGATTCCCCGGCGGTCTCGCGGACAAACGGCATCGCAATCATGCCGATCAGACAGGCGCCCATCATGTAGAACGCGGGGACCAGCAGGTTACCCGTGGATTCGATCAGCGCCTCGTTGGCCAGTGGCGCGGTGCCGCCGAACAGGGCGGTCGCGAGGTTGTAGGTGACAGCGAACCCCGCGAACCGCACATGGGCCGGGAACATCGCGGGGAAGGTCGCCGAGATGGTGGCCAACTGCAGGACATAGAGAATCCCCAGCACGGCGAACCCAATCAGCGCCCCGGTGAACCCGGTGCCGATCAGCATGTACATCGGCAGTGCGGCAACGAACAGCCCTACGAGGGAGACCCACCAGAGCGGCTTGCGCCCCACCCGGTCCGAGAGCGCCCCGGCGAAGGGGATCAGCAGCATCATCACTATCTGGCCGATCAGGATCAGGGTGAGGGAACCGTCGTCGGACAGGCCAATCTGGTTCTGCAGATAGGTGGGCATGTAGCTGAGGAGAGTGTAGTTGGCGACATTGAGGGCGATGACCAGGCCAGCCATCGTGAGGACCGGACGCCAGTACTTGCTGGCCAGGTGCTTGAGCGTGGTGGGTCCGCGGTCTTCGGTGCCGGACTCGTTTTCCAATTCACGGAAGACCGGGGTGTCTTCCAGCTTGGACCGCAGGTACCAGCCGATCAGGCCCATGGGTCCGGCGATCAGGAAGGGGATCCGCCAGCCCCAGTCGGTCATCGCCTCAGCGCCGAGGAGGATCTGCAGGAACAGGGTGACGGCGGTGCCGAGCGCAAAACCGAAGATGGTGCCGAATTCGAGGAAGCTGCCGAGGAAGCCGCGTTTCCTGTCGGGAGAGTACTCGGCCATGAAGGTCGCAGCTCCGCCATACTCTCCACCGGTGGAAAAGCCCTGCAGGATGCGCAGCGCCACCAGCAGGACGGGGGCCCAGTAGCCAATCTGGTCAAACGTGGGCAGCAGCCCGATAGAGAAGGTGGCGCCAGCCATCAGGATGATGGTCAGCGACAGCACCGCTTTGCGGCCCAGCCGGTCTCCGAGCGGACCCCAGATGAACCCGCCGAAGGGCCGGGCCAGGAACGAGATGGCGAAGGTGGCGAGCGCCCATTCCGCCCCGCCCGGGAAGAAGTTCGCGGTGATGTAGGTGAGGACCACCGCATACACGCCGTAGTCGTACCACTCGGTCGCGTTGCCTACTGCCGAGGCGCCAATGGCCCGGCGGATGGTTTTCTCGCCCTCCGGCGTATCACTCTCCGGAGCATCGAACCCGCTGTGGGGTGGTTGATTGTCGGCAGTCACTGGTGTCTCCGTCCCTGAAGGTGGGCCCGGTCCGCCATCTTCAGGAAGGGCCGAACAGGGCCAGGTCAGCCATCAACCCTAGCGATGCAATCAGTCGATGGCTAACGCACCCAAGTTCGCGCCGTGGGTCCTACCCGCCGCAGGCAGGGCCCGAAAACGCACTCACGGAGACTTGCTGGGACGGTGCTGCTACTCGGCGCTGATCTGCCAGATCGCGTACTCGTCGGCATGCAGGATGGCCCGTCGGCCGTCGGAGAGGTCGCGGATCCACACGATCCCGAGGCCGGGCGCCGTGTCTTCCACGTAGCCGCTGTAGTGGACCTCGCGGTTGCGGTGAGCTTCAATTTCATCCCCCCGGCGGAGCATGCCGAGGTCATGGATGCGGATGATGGCGGTGGCGGTAAGCAGGGGCATGGTGACTCCTTGGTTCTGTGGCCGGGTCAGGCAGGTCCGGCCGATGGTTTTATTCAACTCCTATGGTGTTGCGGGGGTGTTTCAGCACGGTGAATTTGTCGCGACCAGGACCGTGCTGCCGTGCCAGGACCCGCATTATTACCCAGGATTGCGCTCCGCGGCTGCCATGCCAGCAATTAGTTGCCTAAGCTACCAGGATGACCGAACCAGCCTTGCCGGACCCGGCATACCTTAATCAGATCGACGCCGATACCCAGCGCCGCCTCCTCACAGCCGTTCCCCCGACGTCGGAATTCGACGGCGCGCCGGAAGACCTCCGCGCCGCCGTCGACGGCAATATCGCGGCTCTCCACGACGACCTGCAACGGATCGTGCACACCCTGCATGCCCACCCGGAGACCGCGTTCCAGGAGCATGACAGCGCCCGCCTGATCGCCGATATTCTCACCGAACACGGGATCGACGCCGAACTCGGCGTCCACGGCGTCGACACCGCCGTCCGGGCCGAGATCCGGGGGACAGGCGACGGGCCCACCATTGCCGTCCTCAGCGAGTACGACGCCCTCCCGGGTATCGGGCACGCCTGCGGCCACAACGTTATTGCTGCCACCGGTGTGGGCGCCTTCCTGGCACTCGCCGGGGTCCGGGACCGGCTCAACGGCACCGTCGTCTTCCTCGGCACCCCCGCCGAGGAGGGTCACTCCGGCAAGGAAATGCTGGCCCGCAACGGTGCGTTCGACGGCGTCGACGCCGCCATCATGGTCCACCCGTACGGCTACGACCTGGCAGACCAGGTCTGGCTGGGACGCCGACTGCTCACCATCACGTTCACCGGTATTGCCGCGCACGCCTCAGCCCAGCCGTTCATGGGACGCAACGCGCTCGACGCCGCCAGCCTCACTTACCAGGGCATCGGACTGCTCCGCCAGCAGCTGCCACCATCGGACCGCGTCCACAGCAACATCACCGAGGGCGGGCGCAGCCCCAACATCATTCCGGAGAAGGCAGTGATGAAGCTCTACGCCCGCTCCAAGTACCCTGAAACGCTGAAGGATCTCAGCAAACGGCTGGAGGACATCGCCCGCGGTGCAGCGCTGATGACCGGCACCACCGTGGAGCTGGACTGGGACCAGCACCCGCCGTCGCTCCCAATCCGCACCAACGACGCTCTCACCGGCCGCTGGGTCGAATCACAGCAGCGGCGTGGACGGAGCCCGCTGCCCGCCGGCGTGGTCTCTGACACGCTCGCCGCCTCCACTGACTTCGGGAACGTCAGTTACCGCATCCCGGGCATCCACCCGCTGATCAAGATTGCCGACCAGAGCACCGCGCTGCACACCACCGACTTCGCAGCCGCGGCCGCGTCCGAGGCAGCGGTGCAGGGTGCGTACGACGGCGCCGCCGGGCTCGCGCTGACCGCCCTGGATTACCTGATGGATCCGCTGCTTCAGCAGCAGGTCCGCCAGGAGTTCGACGATCAGGGTGGGGCCATCGACGTGCCCTCCTACTTCGACTGAACTCCTGCGCCACCGGCACGAACCCTCCGCCACTGAAACCCGCGTGACCTACGTCAAGGGAGCACGACCCATGTCCACCACCGCAAGCGCACCGAGCGGATTAACCGACAAGTTCCTCAACGGGGTGGAACGGGTCGGCAACAAACTTCCCGACCCGTTCATGCTCTTCCTTATCCTGTTCGGCATCACCGCCGTGGTGTCGACGGCGATGGCCTGGTCCAGCGTCACCGTGCAGCTGCCCGGCAGCGACGAGATCACCGAGATCAAGGGACTGTTCACCGCAGAGGGGCTCACTTGGCTGACTACCAACCTGGGAGCGAATTATCTGGGGTTCCCGCCACTGGCCACCGTGCTGCCGATCCTTCTGGCGGTCGGTGTCGCCGAGAAGTCCGGTCTGCTGGGTGCGATGATCCGCAAGGCCTTCGGCAGCGCGCCCCGCTGGGCGCTGCCTTACGCCGTCGGTGTTGTGGGCGTCACCGGTTCCATCATGTCCGATGCAGCGTTTGTGGTGATCCCGCCGCTGGCCGCACTGGTGTTCAAGGCCGCTGGCCGCCACCCGGTAGCCGGGCTGCTCGGCGGTTTCGCCGCCGCTGGAGCCGGCTATTCGACCAACATCCTGGTCACCAGCCTCGATGCTCTCTTCGCAGGGATCACGACGGCGGTCACCGAGACCCTGCCCAATGCGGGGTCCCCGGTGACCCCGGTGTCGAACTATTTCTTCAATGTGGTGGCATCGATTGTCCTGATGGCGATTGCCGGTTTCGTGATTGACAAGATCCTTGAACCGCGCCTGGAACGGCAGGGCATCCCCCGCGAAGAGACCGTCGATGAGGACGCCCCCGCTGCGCCCACCAGCGCCGAGCTGAGCGCCGACCTGACTCCCCGGGAAAGCAAGGGTCTGCGGTGGGCATTGATCGGAGGGGTCACCCTCGCCGTCGTCCTGGTGTTGGCGTTCGTGCTGCCGGGTTCGCCCTGGCGGAACGAGGAGGGCGGGTACCTGCCCACGTCGCCGTTGCTCAGCTCGATCGTGTTCGTGGTCTTCAGCATGTTCGTGGTGCCGGGGCTGGTGTACGGGAAAATTGTTGGCACCATTACCACCGGACGGGATATCCCGCGGGTGATGGGCGAGGCCATCAAGGACATGGCCGGGTTCCTGGTCCTGGCGTTCATTCTGGGCCAGTTCATTGCCCTGTTCAACTGGTCGGGCATCGGCCAGTGGATCGCAGTAGCTGGCGCGGGCGGGCTTGAAGCGATCGGGTTGACCGGGTATCCGGCGATCCTCGCGTTCATCCTGTTGGCCTCGCTGCTGAACCTGTTCATCATTTCCGGATCGGCGATGTGGACGCTGATGGCCGCCGTCTTCGTGCCCCTGTTTGTGCTGCTCGGCTACGAGCCAGCCTTCATCCAGGCTGCGTTCCGGGTCGGTGACTCGGCCACCCAGGTGATCACCCCGCTGAACCCCTACATGATCGTGCTCCTGACGATGCTCAGGAAGTACGAGCCCGACGCCGGCCTCGGCACCCTGATGGCGAGGATGCTGCCCTTCGTGGTGCCCTTCTGGCTCGCCTGGGTGGCCATCCTGAGCGTGTTTTTCTTCCTTGACCTGCCGCTCGGACCGGGTAACGGCATCTTTCTGCCCGAGTAACCAGCCCAGTGGGTCCCGCTAGTCCGCAGGGGCGACCACACTCAAACGAAGCCTTTCGGGAGCCGTCAGGGTTGGCTTGAGGCGCGCAAAAATCGACAATTCGTTCAACTCCGACCGGAGCGATTCCCACGTATGTGCTTCGCTCAGATCCAGAATGACGCGTGCCTGCGGCGAAAGTGCACTCGCCCGTCGCACCACCAGGTCCAGGCCGTGAATGTTGACCGGGGAGACGCATCCGTGCACCCGAATGTGCACACTGATGAAGTTGTCATCAGTGGTTACGAGGATTTTCAGTTTTCGTTGGGAGGCCGAGGGGTGTGCTGCCATGGCACGCTCGCGGGGTGTTTCCTCCCAGATGCCAGCCGCACCTTGTGTTCCGCCAGAGGCACCCGTTTCTGGTGACGGTGTGTGAGTCTTCATTGGTCTGGCACCTTGCCTCTCATGCCGAATCTTTGGCGTAGTACCTATGAGACCGGGATAACCTGGCGGCTGCTAGGGCACAAAGTCCTCGCTGGGCCGACCTGCTGGCGGAATACGCCCGCCGGCCGGGAGGTTGTGCCTAACGAACCCAAGCTGGAGGTACGTCGTGACCAAGATTTTTGCCCTGCACGAGAACCCTGAGTGGTTCCCACCCTTCGCCAAGGCTTTCGAAGCCGAGGGCGTCGAAGTGGAAGAGTGGCTGTTGACCGACGGCGTGCTCGATCTCGACCAGGCGCCACCCGAGGGCATCTTCTGGTCCCGGATCAGCGCCTCCTCGCACACCCGCGACCACCACCTCTCCAAGGACTACGCCCGCGCTGTCCTGTCCTGGCTGGAGGCGCACGGACGCCGGACCGTCAACGGGCGCCGCATCCTTGAGCTCGAGATGAGCAAGATCGACCAGTTGACGGCGCTCAAGGCTGCGGGCATCGACACGCCGCGCACCGTCGCAGCCATCGGCAAGGATCGGATCCTCGACGCCGCGGCCGGTTTTCCCACCCCCTTCATCACCAAGCACAACCAGGGTGGCAAGGGCCTGGGCGTCCGCAAGTTCGAGAGCCATGAGGAGCTTGCCGAGTACGTCGGTTCGTCCGAGTTCGAGGAACCCCAGGACGGCATCACCCTGATCCAGGAGTTCATCCAGGCAGCCGAGCCCATCATCACCCGGGTGGAAATCGTCGGCGGCGAGTTCATCTACGCCATCCAGGCAGACACGGCGCGCGGCGGCTTCCAGCTGTGCCCAGCCGACGCCTGCGCGATTGACCCGGTCACCGGCAAACCCATCATGCCGCCCGGGGCCACGATCGAACCCGCGGAAGGCCAGCAGCTGTTCAGCCTCCGCGAGGGCTTCGATCACCCGATCATCGGGAAGTACCTTGAGTTCGCACGCCGGAACAACATCGAGGTCTGCGGGATCGAATTCATCGAGACCGCCGACGGCCGGGTCCTCACCTACGACGTGAACACCAACACCAACTACAACGCAGTGGTCGAAGCCCAGGCGCCCCGCTCGGCGCCCGGCGCGCTCGTTGAGTACCTGTCCGGCCTTACCGCCCCTGCGCCCGAACCCGCACTTCGCTAGGGTAGGCGCACGGGACGCGGTACTCGAGGACTTTCCGCGGCCCAGGAATGCGTGGCCGTCCTCGACGTCGAGGCGAGAAGGAACCGAGCAATGAAGAAGAGCGACCTGCCGAGCACGCTGCAGCGCTCCGGGAAGAAGGCTCAGGACACCTTCGGCAAGACCCTGGAGTCGGCGGAGGAGGAGTACGGTGTGGGTGAGCGGGCGAGCCGGACCGCGTTCAGCTCGCTGAAACACACCCACGAGAAGGTGGGCGACCATTGGGAACCGAAAGAGGAAAGCGGCCCATCGGATGCAGCCGCCGAGCGCGGCGGGCGGAACCCCGGTGAGACGGCCGGCGGCGTGGACGCGAATGCCTCCAGGAAGCACCTGTACGAAATAGCCCGCGCGCTCGACGTCGCGGGCCGTTCACG comes from the Arthrobacter sp. CAN_C5 genome and includes:
- a CDS encoding TerC family protein — encoded protein: MDVSPIVWALTIAGIVGLLLFDFFFHVRKAHTPTLKEAAVWSSIYVGLAILFGLGVLVFGGPTMGTEYFAGYVTEKALSVDNLFVFLIIMASFKVPRADQQKVLLFGIVFALIARSGFIFLGAALINQFAWIFYIFGLVLLLTAGNLLKPTSEDDHGDMIVVRLAKRFLPATDHYDGDKLFTIENGKRVLTPMLLVMIAIGGTDILFALDSIPAIFGLTQNVFIVFTATAFSLMGLRQLYFLIDGLLDRLIYLSYGLAIILGFIGVKLILHALHENNLPFINDGEPVPVVEIATGLSLTVILGVLIVTVVASVISPKGKAKTAVSGARRHAVEYMDLDYETDFDEREKIYNRMVDEENMLRKLPEKYKRLIRNETDFMDLIRRAHEAHGAAIDREPNHESGVTGPTRL
- a CDS encoding MFS transporter; this translates as MTADNQPPHSGFDAPESDTPEGEKTIRRAIGASAVGNATEWYDYGVYAVVLTYITANFFPGGAEWALATFAISFLARPFGGFIWGPLGDRLGRKAVLSLTIILMAGATFSIGLLPTFDQIGYWAPVLLVALRILQGFSTGGEYGGAATFMAEYSPDRKRGFLGSFLEFGTIFGFALGTAVTLFLQILLGAEAMTDWGWRIPFLIAGPMGLIGWYLRSKLEDTPVFRELENESGTEDRGPTTLKHLASKYWRPVLTMAGLVIALNVANYTLLSYMPTYLQNQIGLSDDGSLTLILIGQIVMMLLIPFAGALSDRVGRKPLWWVSLVGLFVAALPMYMLIGTGFTGALIGFAVLGILYVLQLATISATFPAMFPAHVRFAGFAVTYNLATALFGGTAPLANEALIESTGNLLVPAFYMMGACLIGMIAMPFVRETAGESIRGTEMPGDPTAAELATTRS
- a CDS encoding M20 family metallopeptidase → MTEPALPDPAYLNQIDADTQRRLLTAVPPTSEFDGAPEDLRAAVDGNIAALHDDLQRIVHTLHAHPETAFQEHDSARLIADILTEHGIDAELGVHGVDTAVRAEIRGTGDGPTIAVLSEYDALPGIGHACGHNVIAATGVGAFLALAGVRDRLNGTVVFLGTPAEEGHSGKEMLARNGAFDGVDAAIMVHPYGYDLADQVWLGRRLLTITFTGIAAHASAQPFMGRNALDAASLTYQGIGLLRQQLPPSDRVHSNITEGGRSPNIIPEKAVMKLYARSKYPETLKDLSKRLEDIARGAALMTGTTVELDWDQHPPSLPIRTNDALTGRWVESQQRRGRSPLPAGVVSDTLAASTDFGNVSYRIPGIHPLIKIADQSTALHTTDFAAAAASEAAVQGAYDGAAGLALTALDYLMDPLLQQQVRQEFDDQGGAIDVPSYFD
- a CDS encoding AbgT family transporter; this translates as MSTTASAPSGLTDKFLNGVERVGNKLPDPFMLFLILFGITAVVSTAMAWSSVTVQLPGSDEITEIKGLFTAEGLTWLTTNLGANYLGFPPLATVLPILLAVGVAEKSGLLGAMIRKAFGSAPRWALPYAVGVVGVTGSIMSDAAFVVIPPLAALVFKAAGRHPVAGLLGGFAAAGAGYSTNILVTSLDALFAGITTAVTETLPNAGSPVTPVSNYFFNVVASIVLMAIAGFVIDKILEPRLERQGIPREETVDEDAPAAPTSAELSADLTPRESKGLRWALIGGVTLAVVLVLAFVLPGSPWRNEEGGYLPTSPLLSSIVFVVFSMFVVPGLVYGKIVGTITTGRDIPRVMGEAIKDMAGFLVLAFILGQFIALFNWSGIGQWIAVAGAGGLEAIGLTGYPAILAFILLASLLNLFIISGSAMWTLMAAVFVPLFVLLGYEPAFIQAAFRVGDSATQVITPLNPYMIVLLTMLRKYEPDAGLGTLMARMLPFVVPFWLAWVAILSVFFFLDLPLGPGNGIFLPE
- a CDS encoding RimK family alpha-L-glutamate ligase → MTKIFALHENPEWFPPFAKAFEAEGVEVEEWLLTDGVLDLDQAPPEGIFWSRISASSHTRDHHLSKDYARAVLSWLEAHGRRTVNGRRILELEMSKIDQLTALKAAGIDTPRTVAAIGKDRILDAAAGFPTPFITKHNQGGKGLGVRKFESHEELAEYVGSSEFEEPQDGITLIQEFIQAAEPIITRVEIVGGEFIYAIQADTARGGFQLCPADACAIDPVTGKPIMPPGATIEPAEGQQLFSLREGFDHPIIGKYLEFARRNNIEVCGIEFIETADGRVLTYDVNTNTNYNAVVEAQAPRSAPGALVEYLSGLTAPAPEPALR
- a CDS encoding ChaB family protein, producing MKKSDLPSTLQRSGKKAQDTFGKTLESAEEEYGVGERASRTAFSSLKHTHEKVGDHWEPKEESGPSDAAAERGGRNPGETAGGVDANASRKHLYEIARALDVAGRSRMTKTELVEAIQRANDRETRRAPDA